A single Primulina eburnea isolate SZY01 chromosome 11, ASM2296580v1, whole genome shotgun sequence DNA region contains:
- the LOC140804608 gene encoding 17.3 kDa class I heat shock protein-like gives MSLIPTLFGNRRSNICDPFSMDIWDPFQGFPFSGQSNNARGEVSAFAGARVDWKETPEAHVFKADLPGLNKEEVKVEVEEGGVLKISGERSREKEEKNDKWHRVERSSGKFLRRFRLPEGAKVEGIKAAMENGVLTVTVPKEEIKKPQVKAIDISG, from the coding sequence ATGTCTTTGATTCCGACTTTATTTGGCAACCGTAGGAGCAACATTTGCGACCCATTTTCAATGGACATCTGGGATCCCTTTCAAGGTTTCCCTTTCTCAGGTCAATCAAACAATGCACGTGGTGAGGTCTCTGCGTTCGCCGGTGCCCGCGTCGACTGGAAAGAGACACCGGAAGCTCACGTGTTCAAGGCGGATCTTCCGGGCTTGAATAAGGAGGAGGTGAAAGTTGAGGTGGAAGAAGGTGGGGTTCTCAAGATCAGCGGCGAGAGAAGCAGAGAGAAGGAGGAGAAGAACGATAAGTGGCACCGTGTGGAGAGGAGCAGTGGCAAGTTCCTCCGCCGGTTCAGGCTTCCGGAGGGTGCGAAGGTAGAAGGAATAAAGGCGGCGATGGAGAACGGAGTGCTGACTGTCACCGTGCCCAAGGAAGAAATCAAGAAACCGCAAGTCAAGGCCATTGACATCTCCGGTTAA
- the LOC140804637 gene encoding 17.3 kDa class I heat shock protein-like gives MAVFHECARIVFFVFIYLRFVESINITKEIYNFRLVYNLHNLRSIEQTMSLIPTLFGNRRSNICDPFSVDIWDPFQGFPFSGQSNNARGEVSAFAGARVDWKETPEAHVFKADLPGLNKEEVKVEVEEGGVLKISGERSREKEEKNDKWHRVERSSGKFLRRFRLPEGAKVEAIKAAMENGVLTVTVPKEEIKKPQVKAIDISG, from the coding sequence ATGGCGGTCTTTCACGAATGTGCTAGAATCGTCTTCTTCGTATTTATATACCTGCGATTCGTCGAATCCATAAACATAACGAAAGAGATTTATAATTTCAGGCTTGTGTATAATCTTCATAATCTACGTTCGATCGAGCAAACAATGTCTTTGATTCCGACTTTATTTGGCAACCGTAGGAGCAACATTTGCGACCCATTTTCAGTGGACATCTGGGATCCATTTCAAGGTTTCCCTTTCTCAGGTCAATCAAACAATGCACGTGGTGAGGTCTCTGCGTTCGCCGGTGCCCGCGTCGACTGGAAAGAGACGCCGGAAGCTCACGTGTTCAAGGCGGATCTTCCGGGCTTGAATAAGGAGGAGGTGAAAGTTGAGGTGGAAGAAGGTGGGGTTCTTAAGATAAGCGGCGAGAGAAGCAGAGAGAAGGAGGAGAAGAACGATAAGTGGCACCGTGTGGAGAGGAGCAGTGGCAAGTTCCTCCGCCGGTTCAGGCTTCCGGAGGGTGCGAAGGTAGAAGCAATAAAGGCGGCGATGGAGAACGGAGTGCTGACTGTCACCGTGCCCAAGGAAGAAATCAAGAAACCGCAAGTCAAGGCCATTGACATCTCCGGTTAA